A region from the Sphingomonas sp. S2-65 genome encodes:
- the rlxS gene encoding relaxase/mobilization nuclease RlxS (I built this because a sul1 chimera in AMR looks like the C-terminus.) — MSDDEFTPRFGKSKGKDGKRLAKYGARVLAAARLAGSKTGVRAHRFDGSRIGRGASIGRLLSSRDRLAEFRGRRAIVKTRLVRTGGKGLAGARAHLRYIQRDGVTREGMPGELYGRDMEAADGKAFLDRCAGDRHQFRFIVSAEDGAEYPDLKPYVRRLLAQVEHDLGTRLDWVAVDHFNTDQPHTHIMLRGVDDRGENLVIAREYIAHGFRERAAELVTLDLGPRTDREIHDRLRHDVEQERLTAIDRRLLRVMDAERITGRAHNDPFQQAIATGRLRKLGAMGLAKDLGGGRWQLADGLEETLCRMGERGDIIRLMQRALTARRLERAQADRVIEEGLRAPLVGRVVHRGFSDEHRDRHYLIVDGVDGRVHYLDIGRADGVEPTPEDAIIRVAPRRVELREVDRTIDAVARASGGRYSVELHLRHDPDASHAFAQAHVRRLEAMRRAGVVERLEDVSWIIADDHLDRVVADQLRQLRDRPVLIEMLSSLPLEQLTSADSPTWLDKTITGGEPLVIRDAGFGRELRDALAARRQWLVEQGLADADIGDGVRLRRNALALLQRRELLRLAGEVGEQLGKTFVESAHGTRIEGRLTRRVETASGRFALVERSREFTLVPWRPVLERQLGKPVSGIMRSDGVNWQFGRSRGGPSIS, encoded by the coding sequence GTGAGCGACGACGAGTTCACCCCCAGGTTCGGCAAGTCCAAGGGCAAGGACGGCAAGCGCCTCGCCAAATATGGCGCGCGCGTGCTCGCCGCCGCGCGGTTGGCAGGCAGCAAGACCGGCGTCAGGGCGCACCGGTTCGACGGGAGCCGGATCGGACGCGGCGCGAGCATCGGCCGGCTGCTGTCGAGCCGCGACCGGCTGGCCGAGTTTCGCGGGCGCCGCGCCATCGTCAAGACGCGGCTCGTGCGGACGGGCGGCAAGGGGCTTGCCGGCGCGCGCGCGCACCTGCGCTACATCCAGCGCGACGGCGTCACCCGCGAGGGCATGCCGGGCGAGCTCTACGGTCGCGACATGGAGGCCGCGGACGGCAAGGCGTTCCTCGATCGCTGCGCCGGCGATCGCCACCAGTTCCGCTTCATCGTCTCTGCCGAGGACGGCGCCGAATATCCCGACCTCAAGCCCTATGTGCGGCGGCTGTTGGCGCAGGTCGAGCACGACCTCGGCACCAGGCTCGACTGGGTCGCGGTCGACCATTTCAACACCGACCAGCCCCATACCCACATCATGCTGCGCGGCGTCGATGACCGCGGCGAGAACCTCGTCATCGCCCGCGAATATATCGCGCATGGGTTTCGCGAGCGCGCGGCCGAGCTCGTCACCCTGGACCTAGGCCCGCGCACCGACCGCGAGATCCACGACCGGCTGCGCCACGACGTCGAGCAGGAGCGGTTGACTGCTATCGACAGGCGACTCCTCCGAGTTATGGATGCCGAGCGCATCACCGGCCGGGCGCACAACGATCCCTTCCAGCAGGCAATCGCGACGGGGCGCCTGCGCAAGCTCGGCGCCATGGGTCTGGCCAAGGATCTGGGCGGTGGCCGTTGGCAGCTTGCGGACGGGCTGGAGGAGACGCTGTGCCGGATGGGCGAGCGCGGCGACATCATCCGGCTGATGCAGCGCGCGCTTACCGCCCGCCGGCTCGAGCGCGCGCAAGCCGACCGCGTGATCGAGGAAGGGCTGCGGGCCCCTTTGGTCGGACGCGTCGTGCACCGCGGGTTCTCGGACGAACATCGCGATCGCCACTATCTGATCGTGGATGGCGTCGATGGACGCGTGCACTATCTCGATATCGGACGCGCCGATGGTGTCGAACCGACGCCCGAGGATGCGATCATCCGGGTGGCGCCGCGCCGCGTCGAGCTCCGCGAGGTCGACCGGACGATCGACGCGGTCGCGCGGGCAAGCGGTGGCCGCTACTCGGTCGAGCTGCACCTGCGCCATGATCCCGACGCCAGCCATGCATTTGCGCAGGCGCATGTTCGGCGCCTGGAGGCGATGCGGCGCGCCGGCGTGGTGGAGCGTCTCGAGGACGTCAGCTGGATAATTGCCGACGATCATTTGGACCGCGTCGTGGCTGATCAGCTGCGCCAGTTGCGCGACCGGCCCGTCCTGATCGAGATGCTGTCTTCGCTTCCACTCGAGCAACTGACTTCGGCGGATTCCCCGACCTGGCTCGACAAGACGATCACTGGAGGCGAACCCTTGGTCATCCGGGATGCGGGCTTCGGACGAGAGCTGCGCGACGCGCTCGCTGCGCGACGGCAGTGGCTGGTAGAGCAGGGACTTGCCGATGCCGACATCGGCGACGGCGTGCGGCTGCGGCGGAACGCCCTGGCGCTGCTGCAACGGCGCGAACTGCTGCGCCTCGCGGGTGAGGTTGGCGAGCAGCTCGGAAAGACCTTTGTCGAGTCGGCGCATGGCACGCGGATCGAGGGGCGACTTACCCGCCGCGTTGAAACCGCCAGCGGGCGCTTCGCGCTTGTCGAGCGTAGCCGGGAATTTACGCTGGTGCCGTGGCGGCCGGTTCTCGAACGACAGCTGGGCAAGCCGGTTTCGGGGATCATGCGGTCGGACGGCGTCAATTGGCAGTTTGGCCGCTCACGCGGTGGCCCGTCGATCTCCTGA
- a CDS encoding lytic transglycosylase domain-containing protein, protein MVTLRMVAAGLCLVAPSAQAQVSRWSAEITAAATRCGVPADWIARVMQAESGGRTRLAGRPIRSPKGAIGLMQLMPGTWAELRRDLGLSDDPDQPADNIVAGACYLRRMHDRFGYPGLFGAYNAGPARYAAWLAGQASLPGETVAYLRNVGDATATSTAAANPRTDTLFLVRREGQQASPSAAGQAPGAALFVLRREVP, encoded by the coding sequence GCCCAGGTGTCGCGCTGGTCGGCGGAGATCACCGCCGCCGCCACGCGCTGCGGTGTGCCGGCAGACTGGATCGCGCGTGTCATGCAGGCCGAAAGCGGCGGCCGCACCCGCCTGGCCGGCCGGCCGATCCGCAGCCCAAAGGGCGCGATCGGGCTGATGCAGCTGATGCCGGGTACCTGGGCCGAGCTGCGGCGCGACCTCGGTCTCAGCGACGATCCCGACCAGCCCGCCGACAATATCGTCGCGGGCGCCTGCTACCTCCGGCGCATGCACGATCGCTTCGGCTATCCGGGACTGTTCGGCGCCTACAATGCCGGGCCCGCGCGCTATGCCGCCTGGCTCGCGGGACAAGCGTCGCTGCCGGGCGAGACGGTGGCGTATCTGCGCAATGTCGGCGATGCGACGGCGACATCGACAGCGGCCGCTAACCCTCGGACCGACACGCTGTTCCTCGTACGCCGCGAAGGTCAACAGGCTTCCCCATCCGCAGCCGGCCAGGCACCGGGAGCGGCGCTGTTCGTGCTTCGCCGGGAGGTACCGTGA